A genomic region of Terriglobales bacterium contains the following coding sequences:
- a CDS encoding STAS domain-containing protein: MLTIETKRIDPDIVVLQLAGRLTLGRDAQHVEWQIADLVKSAEKKVILDLSGLDHIDSTGIGIVVACSGKLRQSGGELRLAGAKGLVAEVLKLTNVSAIVSMFDNADAAAQNFSRPV, encoded by the coding sequence TTGCTGACCATAGAAACCAAGCGCATTGATCCGGACATCGTCGTGCTGCAACTGGCCGGGCGCCTCACGCTGGGGCGTGACGCCCAGCACGTGGAGTGGCAGATCGCGGATCTGGTGAAGTCTGCCGAGAAAAAAGTGATCCTCGACCTTTCCGGACTCGATCACATCGACAGCACGGGAATCGGGATCGTGGTCGCCTGCTCTGGTAAGCTGCGGCAATCCGGCGGCGAACTGCGGCTGGCCGGCGCCAAGGGCCTGGTGGCCGAGGTCCTCAAGCTGACCAACGTCAGCGCCATCGTCAGCATGTTCGATAACGCCGACGCCGCGGCACAGAACTTCTCACGTCCTGTCTAG
- a CDS encoding DinB family protein gives MRKQSFGALLLILVVSCAAFAQDAAKKEPGPPPTVTKVAHNQLGWVEGEIVPAAEAMPEDKFDFAPSQGEFKGVRTFLQQIKHVAAVNYMVGAAIREEKIPVDIGSGESGPDSIKTKAEAVKFLKDSFAYLHGALDAVTAENATAWIKSPFGDGRTTRLGMSIVAVAHPFDHYGQLVVYLRMNGIIPPASRPQQK, from the coding sequence ATGAGGAAGCAGTCCTTCGGAGCATTACTGTTGATTCTGGTCGTGAGTTGCGCAGCGTTCGCGCAGGATGCAGCCAAGAAGGAGCCGGGCCCGCCGCCGACGGTGACCAAGGTGGCGCACAACCAACTGGGTTGGGTGGAGGGTGAAATCGTCCCGGCCGCGGAGGCGATGCCCGAGGACAAGTTCGACTTCGCGCCCTCACAGGGCGAATTCAAGGGCGTGCGCACGTTCCTGCAACAGATCAAGCACGTGGCTGCCGTGAATTACATGGTGGGCGCTGCCATCCGCGAGGAGAAGATCCCGGTCGATATCGGAAGCGGGGAGAGCGGGCCTGACTCCATCAAGACCAAGGCTGAAGCGGTGAAGTTCCTTAAGGATTCCTTCGCGTACCTCCACGGAGCCCTGGATGCGGTGACGGCGGAGAACGCTACGGCCTGGATCAAGAGCCCATTCGGGGATGGTCGGACCACGCGACTGGGTATGTCCATCGTTGCCGTGGCACACCCCTTCGACCATTACGGCCAGCTAGTGGTCTATCTGAGGATGAATGGCATCATCCCGCCGGCCAGCCGACCACAGCAGAAGTAG